A region of Vespula vulgaris chromosome 1, iyVesVulg1.1, whole genome shotgun sequence DNA encodes the following proteins:
- the LOC127070901 gene encoding gamma-aminobutyric acid receptor subunit beta-like produces the protein MLPRGLPLIFLLVQLSHHIVWAALENTRMFDKLENVTQTISRILDGYDIRLRPNFGGEPLLVGMDLTIASFDAISEVNMDYTITMYLNQYWKDERLAFSQEEEILTLSGDFAEKIWVPDTFFANDKNSFLHDVTERNKLVRLSGDGSITYGMRFTTTLACMMDLHYYPLDSQNCTVEIESYGYTVLDVVMYWKDTPVRGVEEAELPQFTIIGYETNDRKERLATGIYQRLSLSFKLQRNIGYFVFQTYLPSILIVMLSWVSFWINHEATSARVALGITTVLTMTTISTGVRSSLPRISYVKAIDIYLVMCFVFVFAALLEYAAVNYTYWGARAKKKSKKKDNEEQKVLTSKTGSKATSPFPGSTDADIIELQDLRMSPLPSIRNRSGLISGSSTPGLGKHHDPVKFPPSFRISRTVAYNTHGRNSGLRYRGPKQNKPKVLHAIRRGASVLRVSMPKIKDVNVIDKYSRIIFPVSFMLFNAIYWIFYFV, from the exons ATGCTACCGCGTGGACTGccattaatatttcttcttgtgCAGTTATCTCATCATATCGTTTG gGCTGCGTTGGAGAACACAAGAATGTTCGACAAACTGGAAAATGTCACGCAGACCATATCGAGAATACTCGACGGCTATGACATTCGATTGAGGCCGAATTTTGGCG gAGAGCCACTATTAGTTGGTATGGATTTAACTATAGCGAGTTTCGATGCCATTTCGGAAGTCAACATG GATTACACTATAACGATGTATTTAAATCAATATTGGAAAGACGAGAGACTCGCCTTTTCGCAAGAGGAGGAAATCTTGACACTGAGCGGTGATTTTGCAGAAAAGATTTGGGTTCCGGATACTTTCTTTGCCAATGATAAGAACAG ctTTTTGCACGACGTAACTGAACGCAACAAACTCGTCAGACTCTCCGGCGACGGTTCTATCACTTATGGCATGAGATTTACAACGACATTGGCCTGCATGATGGATCTGCACTACTATCCTCTCGATTCGCAGAACTGCACCGTAGAGATCGAGAGCT aCGGTTACACGGTACTCGACGTAGTAATGTATTGGAAAGATACTCCTGTTCGAGGAGTGGAGGAAGCGGAATTGCCGCAATTTACGATAATCGGTTACGAAACGAACGACCGGAAAGAGAGATTGGCTACCGGTATTTATCAAAGGTTATCGCTCAGCTTCAAACTCCAACGGAATATCGGTTACTTCGTATTCCAGACCTATCTTCCGAGTATACTCATCGTAATGCTCAGTTGGGTCAGCTTCTGGATCAATCACGAAGCGACCAGCGCGAGAGTGGCCTTGG GTATCACGACTGTTCTCACAATGACCACAATTTCAACCGGTGTGAGAAGCTCCTTGCCACGAATTAGTTACGTCAAAGCTATCGACATATATCTGGTAATGtgtttcgttttcgtttttgcTGCGTTACTAGAATATGCGGCAGTCAATTACACATACTGGGGTGCAagagctaaaaaaaaaagcaaaaaaaaggataacgaAGAACAGAAAGTTCTTACTTCGAAAACTG GAAGCAAAGCTACCTCACCTTTCCCCGGTTCGACCGATGCTGATATTATCGAGCTGCAGGATCTGAGAATGTCGCCATTGCCAAGCATTAGAAATAGATCAGGTTTGATCAGTGGTTCTTCGACACCTGGTCTTGGGAAACATCATGATCCAGTCAAATTTCCACCTAGTTTTCGTATCTCAAGAACAGTTGCCTATAACACACATGGTAGAAACAGTGGTCTCAGATACAGAGGCCCGAAACAAAATAAACCTAag gtACTACACGCTATTCGTAGAGGTGCATCGGTATTACGCGTGTCCATGCCAAAAATCAAAGACGTTAACGTGATCGACAAATACTCGAGAATCATATTTCCTGTCAGTTTCATGCTGTTCAACGCGATATACtggatcttttattttgtatga
- the LOC127070906 gene encoding lipase 3-like isoform X1 — protein sequence MNEVTNQDEIHMTTHELIAHHGYIPETHNIWTEDDYCLTIHRIKAPDTSNVYSTNTYATTNTEQAVINSLEKSTESNLKSICSKYSPLSKPPVIINHGALSSSADWVLLGPQKALGYILCQAGYDVWLANARGNKYSRKHKIYTPKDKKFWDFSWHEIGYYDIPAIIDYVLEKTGYSEVSYIGYSQGTTTFFVMGSERPEYNAKVKVMVSLAPIAFISNQRSPLLKCVVHFYNLVEWGSSYCNIHQWFPHNKLQARAFGTILRNAPSALTNGVCNCWFNLIAGFGSNQLDKCMLPLIFGHFPAGASAKQVVHYSQSILSGSFRNFDYGLTENLKIYGSTQPPKYNLEKVKVPVAIFYAENDFLTHSLDIQKTIDKLPNVIETNKIEYLKFNHIDFLWGRDAKTLVYNNVVAVLKRF from the exons ATGAACGAAGTAACGAATCAGGATGAGATACATATGACAACG CATGAACTTATTGCACATCACGGCTATATACCTGAAACTCATAATATTTGGACAGAGGACGATTATTGTCTTACTATACATAGAATTAAAGCACCTGATACGTCTAATGTATATTCGACAAATACCTATGCCACAACGAACACAGAACAAGCTGTTATTAACAGCTTAGAAAAATCGACTGAATCGAATCTGAAATCAATCTGTTCTAAATATAGCCCATTATCAAAACCACcagttataataaatcatgGAGCCCTTTCAAGTTCTGCAGATTGGGTTTTACTTGGCCCACAAAAAGCTCTTG GATATATTTTGTGTCAAGCTGGATACGATGTGTGGCTTGCAAATGCACGtggtaataaatattctagAAAGCATAAAATCTATACACCAAAGGATAAGAAGTTCTGGGATTTTAG ttGGCACGAGATAGGATATTATGATATACCAGCGATAATAGATTATGTTTTGGAAAAAACTGGCTATTCAGAAGTGTCTTATATTGGATATAGTCAAGGAACAACTACATTTTTTGTAATGGGAAGCGAACGACCAGAATATAATGCCAAAGTTAAAGTAATGGTCAGTTTAGCACCAATAGCTTTTATATCTAACCAACGAAGTCCTTTATTGAAATGTGTTGTACATTTCTATAATTTAGTGGAG tgGGGTTCTTCTTATTGCAACATACATCAGTGGTTCCCTCACAACAAATTACAGGCACGTGCTTTTGGTACAATTCTTCGCAATGCTCCTAGTGCATTAACAAATGGTGTTTGTAATTGTTGGTTTAATTTAATTGCTGGATTTGGTAGTAATCAGCTTGATAAATGCATGTTACCCCTTATCTTTGGACACTTTCCAGCTGGTGCATCAGCCAAACAAGTAGTTCATTACAGTCAATCCATTTTATCAG gATCATTTAGAAACTTTGATTATGGGCTTAccgaaaatttaaaaatatatggtTCTACTCAACCaccaaaatataatttagaaaaagtaaaggtTCCAGTGGCTATTTTTTATgcagaaaatgattttttgacACATTCTTTG gaTATACAAAAAACTATAGATAAGTTACCTAATGTGATAGAGACGaacaaaatagaatatttaaagtTTAATCATATTGACTTTCTATGGGGAAGAGATGCTAAAAcacttgtatataataatgttgTAGCAGTATTAAAAcgattctaa
- the LOC127070906 gene encoding lipase 3-like isoform X2, whose product MHYYTHELIAHHGYIPETHNIWTEDDYCLTIHRIKAPDTSNVYSTNTYATTNTEQAVINSLEKSTESNLKSICSKYSPLSKPPVIINHGALSSSADWVLLGPQKALGYILCQAGYDVWLANARGNKYSRKHKIYTPKDKKFWDFSWHEIGYYDIPAIIDYVLEKTGYSEVSYIGYSQGTTTFFVMGSERPEYNAKVKVMVSLAPIAFISNQRSPLLKCVVHFYNLVEWGSSYCNIHQWFPHNKLQARAFGTILRNAPSALTNGVCNCWFNLIAGFGSNQLDKCMLPLIFGHFPAGASAKQVVHYSQSILSGSFRNFDYGLTENLKIYGSTQPPKYNLEKVKVPVAIFYAENDFLTHSLDIQKTIDKLPNVIETNKIEYLKFNHIDFLWGRDAKTLVYNNVVAVLKRF is encoded by the exons ATGCATTATTATACt CATGAACTTATTGCACATCACGGCTATATACCTGAAACTCATAATATTTGGACAGAGGACGATTATTGTCTTACTATACATAGAATTAAAGCACCTGATACGTCTAATGTATATTCGACAAATACCTATGCCACAACGAACACAGAACAAGCTGTTATTAACAGCTTAGAAAAATCGACTGAATCGAATCTGAAATCAATCTGTTCTAAATATAGCCCATTATCAAAACCACcagttataataaatcatgGAGCCCTTTCAAGTTCTGCAGATTGGGTTTTACTTGGCCCACAAAAAGCTCTTG GATATATTTTGTGTCAAGCTGGATACGATGTGTGGCTTGCAAATGCACGtggtaataaatattctagAAAGCATAAAATCTATACACCAAAGGATAAGAAGTTCTGGGATTTTAG ttGGCACGAGATAGGATATTATGATATACCAGCGATAATAGATTATGTTTTGGAAAAAACTGGCTATTCAGAAGTGTCTTATATTGGATATAGTCAAGGAACAACTACATTTTTTGTAATGGGAAGCGAACGACCAGAATATAATGCCAAAGTTAAAGTAATGGTCAGTTTAGCACCAATAGCTTTTATATCTAACCAACGAAGTCCTTTATTGAAATGTGTTGTACATTTCTATAATTTAGTGGAG tgGGGTTCTTCTTATTGCAACATACATCAGTGGTTCCCTCACAACAAATTACAGGCACGTGCTTTTGGTACAATTCTTCGCAATGCTCCTAGTGCATTAACAAATGGTGTTTGTAATTGTTGGTTTAATTTAATTGCTGGATTTGGTAGTAATCAGCTTGATAAATGCATGTTACCCCTTATCTTTGGACACTTTCCAGCTGGTGCATCAGCCAAACAAGTAGTTCATTACAGTCAATCCATTTTATCAG gATCATTTAGAAACTTTGATTATGGGCTTAccgaaaatttaaaaatatatggtTCTACTCAACCaccaaaatataatttagaaaaagtaaaggtTCCAGTGGCTATTTTTTATgcagaaaatgattttttgacACATTCTTTG gaTATACAAAAAACTATAGATAAGTTACCTAATGTGATAGAGACGaacaaaatagaatatttaaagtTTAATCATATTGACTTTCTATGGGGAAGAGATGCTAAAAcacttgtatataataatgttgTAGCAGTATTAAAAcgattctaa
- the LOC127070887 gene encoding serine/threonine-protein kinase D3, giving the protein MFQLTTDIGLLLNFLISFTSMYKIKTVKIMEGPEVTFLFQFGLTRDTVTVEASTLTLKALKDFACNFINAKCPDHGLSHLYERLLLFKHDYSSTNILQLITNAMEVVDETLVEIVLTAQVPSEDVPIRPHALTVHSYKVPTFCDFCGEMLFGLVRQGLKCEGCGMNYHKRCVTKVPNNCSQDSSQRRRSSAMLNVPRSPSQGSTSSLTSISDDNHSANNTSNPNQSNNTLAVPSIVTPKQSRSPSLSGKTIWVEKEVATRIKIPHTFVLHTYTRPTVCGHCKKLLRGLFKQGLQCKDCQYNAHKKCIEKIPKDCIGENPRDSTGNEYPDSGVGSEPEGKCDGRNEEGDGDSDTELLLPVKMSTYITDENKAPDEYTDHIPTNEDVNYDEFQKSRPSSCSSTPSNNIPLMRIVQSVKHTKRRGSKVLKEGWMVHFTNRDPVRKKHYWRLDTKAITLFQSDSSSKYYKEIPLAEILSIETAKILRSHIMHCFELKTSTVDYYVGEDPTYGDNNGQVPAPESGIGVHVARSWETNIRQALMPVTTASTIADQEDSTEPEENVTDMSQLYQIFPDEVLGSGQFGIVYGGVHRKSGRAVAIKVIDKLRFPTKQEAQLKNEVAILQNLSHSGVVNLERMFETPERIFVVMEKLKGDMLEMILNSEKGRLSERITKFLITQILVALKHLHSKNIVHCDLKPENVLLSSDNEFTQVKLCDFGFARIIGEKSFRRSVVGTPAYLAPEVLRNKGYNRSLDMWSVGVIIYVSLSGTFPFNEEEDINEQIQNAAFMYPPTPWKEISSDAIDLINNLLQVKQRKRYTVDKSLQHVWLQDYQTWCDLRELETKVGYRYLTHESDDARWTAYGDHCT; this is encoded by the exons ATGTTTCAGTTAACGACAGATATAGGATTGCTCCTGAATTTTCTAATCAGCTTCACATCCATGTATAAA ATAAAAACTGTTAAAATCATGGAGGGACCAGAAGTTACATTTCTATTTCAATTTGGTTTAACTCGTGATACAGTTACCGTTGAAGCTAGTACATTGACACTTAAGGCTTTAAAAGATTTTGCGTGTAACTTTATAAATGCCAAGTGTCCAGATCATGGGTTAAGTCATCTATACGAGAGATTGCTTCTGTTCAAGCACGATTATAGttctacaaatattttacaacTTATAACTAATGCAATGGAGGTTGTAGATGAAACACTAGTAGAAATTGTTCTTACTG cTCAAGTGCCAAGTGAAGATGTTCCCATTCGTCCTCATGCTTTAACGGTTCATTCTTATAAAGTTCCAACATTTTGTGATTTTTGTGGAGAGATGTTATTTGGTCTTGTGCGACAAGGTCTTAAGTGCGAAG gTTGTGGTATGAATTATCATAAACGTTGTGTTACTAAAGTACCTAATAACTGCTCGCAAGACAGCAGCCAAAGGCGGCGTAGTTCTGCAATGTTGAATGTGCCAAGATCACCGAGTCAAGGTTCCACGAGCAGCTTGACCAGCATTAGTGATGACAATCATAGTGCAAATAACACATCTAATCCAAATCAAAGTAATAATACTTTG GCAGTTCCAAGTATAGTTACTCCAAAACAATCTCGTTCTCCATCATTGAGTGGAAAAACAATTTGGGTTGAGAAAGAAGTTGCAACTCGTATAAAAATTCCACATACATTTGTACTGCATACATATACGCGACCAACAGTATGCGGTCAttgcaaaaaattattaagggGCTTATTCAAGCAAGGCCTACAGTGTAAAGATTGTCAATACAATGctcataaaaaatgtattgaaaaaattcCAAAAGATTGTATCGGAGAAAATCCACGTGATAGTACTG GCAACGAGTATCCTGATAGCGGTGTTGGTAGTGAGCCAGAAGGTAAATGTGATGgtagaaacgaagaaggagaCGGAGATAGTGATACAGAATTACTTTTGCCCGTTAAAATGTCTACGTACATAACGGACGAAAATAAAGCACCTGATGAGTATACA gaTCACATACCAACGAATGAAGATGTTAATTATGACGAATTCCAAAAATCTAGACCATCTag TTGCAGTTCTACTCCAAGTAACAACATTCCATTAATGCGTATAGTTCAAAGCGTTAAGCATACGAAAAGACGTGGTTCAAAAGTTTTGAAAGAAGGTTGGATGGTACATTTTACGAATCGCGATCCAGTG agaaaaaaacattattgGCGACTTGATACAAAGGCTATAACGCTTTTCCAAAGTGATAGTAGCTCTAAATATTATAAGGAAATTCCACTTGCTGAAATTCTGTCGATCGAAACAGCTAAAATACTTCGTTCGC atataatgcATTGCTTTGAATTAAAAACTTCAACCGTTGATTATTACGTTGGAGAAGATCCAACATATGGTGATAACAATGGTCAAGTTCCAGCACCAGAAAGTGGCATAGGTGTACATGTAGCTAGATCATGGGAAACTAATATTAGACAAGCACTTATGCCTGTAACTACAGCTTCCACTA TTGCAGACCAAGAAGATTCTACAGAACCAGAAGAAAATGTAACCGACATGTCGCAACTTTATCAGATATTTCCAGATGAAGTTTTAGGATCAGGACAATTTGGTATAGTTTATGGTGGTGTACACCGTAAAAGTGGTAGAGCAGTTGCTATTAAAGTTATAGATAAATTACGTTTTCCTACGAAACAAGAAGCACAACTTAAGAACGAAGTGGCTATTTTACAAAATCTATCTCATAGCGGTGTCGTCAATTTGGAGCGTATGTTCGAGACGCCAGAAAGAATATTTGTCGTTATGGAGAAATTGAAAGGTGATATGTTAGAGATGATACTGAATTCGGAAAAAGGGCGTCTAAGTGAAAGAATAACGAAATTTCTCATCACTCAAATTCTGGTTGCGTTGAAGCATTTGCATAGTAAAAACATAGTTCATTGCGATTTGAAACCTGAAAACGTTTTACTCAGTAGTGACAATGAATTTACTCAAGTGAAACTCTGTGATTTTGGTTTCGCACGAATCATCGgagagaaaagttttcgaAGAAGCGTTGTCGGAACACCAGCGTATTTAGCTCCTGAAGTTTTGAGAAATAAGGGCTATAATCGTTCTTTGGATATGTGGAGCGTAGGagttattatatacgtatctttAAGCGGTACATTTCCATTCAACGAGGAAGAGGATATCAACGAACAAATTCAAAATGCTGCATTTATGTATCCACCTACGCCttggaaagaaatttcatccGATG CTATTGatttaatcaacaatttattgcaagtaaagcaaagaaaaagatatacggTAGATAAAAGTTTACAACATGTATGGTTGCAg GATTATCAAACGTGGTGCGATTTAAGAGAACTGGAAACAAAAGTAGGATACCGTTATTTAACTCACGAGAGCGATGATGCACGTTGGACGGCATATGGTGATCATTGTACATGA